One stretch of Punica granatum isolate Tunisia-2019 unplaced genomic scaffold, ASM765513v2 Contig00391, whole genome shotgun sequence DNA includes these proteins:
- the LOC116190215 gene encoding uncharacterized protein LOC116190215, which yields MASRDQALSLLAAANNHGDLAVKLSSLKQVRDILLAVDPSLASELFPYLAELQSSPQSLVRKSLVEIVEEIGSKAMEYLAVLMPVLLALLRDADPDVAAQSVISGTKLFSGILEEMAVQMHHRGKVERWLEDLWTWMVKFKDDVYTIAIEVFGERICGFHQLVMTSELDSLLMARILTNCGHG from the exons ATGGCCTCCCGGGACCAAGCCCTATCACTCCTAGCCGCCGCAAACAACCACGGCGACTTGGCGGTGAAGCTCTCGTCTCTCAAGCAGGTCAGGGACATTCTCCTCGCCGTGGACCCTTCCCTCGCATCAGAGCTCTTCCCTTACCTTGCCGAGCTCCAGTCCTCGCCCCAGAGCCTCGTCAGGAAGTCTCTCGTCGA gATAGTGGAAGAGATTGGGTCGAAAGCAATGGAATACTTGGCAGTATTGATGCCAGTCTTACTGGCATTATTGAGAGATGCTGATCCAGATGTTGCAGCACAGTCCGTCATCAGTGGCACGAAGCTCTTCAGTGGTATTCTCGAGGAGATGGCAGTGCAG ATGCATCACCGAGGAAAAGTCGAGAGGTGGCTTGAAGATCTTTGGACGTGGATGGTTAAGTTCAAAGATGATGTGTATACCATTGCAATTGAGGTATTTGGAGAACGTATATGTGGATTTCATCAGCTGGTCATGACATCCGAGTTAGATTCATTGTTGATGGCCCGAATTCTAACTAATTGTGGACATGGATAG